The region CCGCCGTCGGCGCCACCGCCCTGCACTTCGAACAAGTGGAGCTGTCGGACGCCTCGGATAGCGCGGACGTTCCGGACGCCGCCGAAACCGAGGGGGGGGGCGAGGGCCAACCGGCACCCGGCGGCGGCTGACCGGGTCTATCGCCTGCGCGGCGCCGGCGGCAGATAAGACACCACGTCGCGCCGGCTGATGTAGGCCTCGAATCCGGCATCCTGCAGCCGAGCGAGCAATTGCTCGACCTTCGCGCGCGTCAGGTTTCCGCCTACTCCCACCCGATGCACGATGGAACCATCCCGGTGACGGTACGAGCGGGCGGTCGCCGGAAACCCCGCCTGGCGCAGTCGCAACTCCATCTCGAGCGCGTTGTCCGGGTCGACGTAGGCACCGACCTGAACGACGAACGCGGCCGGATCGGGCAACGAGGAGACGCGCACGGCGGACGCCGGCGGCGACTGCGGCGCGGCCGCGGCCGCGGCCGCGGAGGAGCGGTCGGGCGCGCCGCGGTCGGCGACCGGTGTCGACCGGGCCGACGGCGACGGCCGGGTATCTCGG is a window of Spirochaetaceae bacterium DNA encoding:
- a CDS encoding SPOR domain-containing protein, whose translation is APGGGSRTAGSGAAARPAQAAEVQAAAPPAVRSRTVRYTSAEPEAGTGVPPVAAASSRPAAAAAPTTALPAGKLIRVTAQPATRPLLATDRVFVPAEPDARDTRPSPSARSTPVADRGAPDRSSAAAAAAAPQSPPASAVRVSSLPDPAAFVVQVGAYVDPDNALEMELRLRQAGFPATARSYRHRDGSIVHRVGVGGNLTRAKVEQLLARLQDAGFEAYISRRDVVSYLPPAPRRR